A region from the Halobacillus mangrovi genome encodes:
- a CDS encoding 16S rRNA (uracil(1498)-N(3))-methyltransferase — protein sequence MQRYFVETENWSSDFLEIIGDDVHHIFTVMRMKEGEHLTAVHPEQGPAICEITNMQEDQVQCKVVEWLNEDSELPASVTIVQSLGKGDKMEQVVKKGTELGAFAFIPYQADRSVAKWDPKKAEKKTQRLSKIAKEASEQSERIHIPEIHQLHSLSDLISVSYEYDHCLFAYEDEARKKSYHSLSEKLKEVKRGDKVLIMFGPEGGFSEQEVDRLRENHFTSVRLGPRILRMETAPLYFLSSLSYQLEEM from the coding sequence ACTTCCTGGAAATAATCGGAGATGATGTTCACCACATTTTTACGGTCATGCGTATGAAGGAAGGAGAACATTTGACAGCGGTTCATCCAGAACAAGGGCCGGCTATTTGTGAGATTACAAACATGCAAGAGGATCAAGTGCAGTGTAAAGTAGTAGAGTGGTTAAATGAAGACAGTGAGCTGCCAGCTTCCGTTACGATTGTTCAGAGCTTAGGAAAAGGCGACAAGATGGAACAGGTCGTGAAAAAGGGTACAGAGCTTGGGGCTTTTGCCTTTATTCCTTATCAAGCTGATAGGTCAGTAGCCAAATGGGACCCAAAAAAAGCTGAAAAGAAGACTCAGCGCTTGAGTAAAATTGCTAAAGAGGCGAGTGAGCAGTCAGAAAGAATTCACATTCCGGAAATTCATCAACTTCATTCCCTGTCTGATTTAATTTCCGTTTCTTATGAGTATGATCATTGTTTATTTGCCTATGAAGATGAAGCAAGAAAGAAAAGTTATCACTCTTTATCTGAAAAGCTTAAGGAAGTAAAAAGAGGGGATAAGGTCTTGATCATGTTCGGGCCAGAAGGAGGGTTCTCTGAACAGGAAGTAGATCGTCTTAGAGAGAATCACTTCACTTCAGTAAGGCTAGGGCCACGGATTTTGCGTATGGAAACGGCCCCTTTATATTTCCTGTCCAGTCTCTCCTATCAGTTGGAAGAAATGTGA
- the deoC gene encoding deoxyribose-phosphate aldolase → MEQNLAKMIDHTQLKPDTPKDKITQICKEAKEQQFASVCVNPHWVEYCSDLLKDTDVKVCTVIGFPLGATTKETKAFETRQAIEKGATEVDMVINIGELKSGNTDIVKEDIEAVVREAQGKALVKVIIETSLLSEDEKVTASELAKEAGADFVKTSTGFSGGGATVEDISLMRKTVGPEMGVKASGGVRDYEGAKAMIEAGATRIGASSGIAIVNGGQGTSDY, encoded by the coding sequence ATGGAACAAAATCTAGCTAAAATGATTGATCATACACAATTAAAGCCTGACACGCCTAAAGATAAAATCACACAAATTTGTAAAGAAGCGAAAGAACAACAATTTGCTTCTGTATGTGTAAACCCGCACTGGGTAGAATATTGCTCAGATCTTTTAAAGGATACTGATGTGAAAGTTTGTACGGTTATCGGTTTTCCACTAGGTGCAACTACTAAAGAAACTAAAGCTTTTGAAACACGACAGGCAATCGAAAAAGGTGCTACAGAAGTAGATATGGTCATCAACATCGGTGAACTTAAATCGGGCAACACAGATATAGTAAAGGAAGATATCGAAGCAGTTGTCCGTGAAGCTCAAGGAAAAGCATTAGTTAAAGTGATCATTGAAACTTCTCTTCTGTCTGAGGATGAAAAAGTAACAGCATCTGAGCTTGCTAAAGAAGCAGGAGCAGACTTTGTTAAGACCTCTACAGGTTTCTCAGGCGGAGGCGCTACTGTTGAGGACATAAGCTTAATGCGTAAGACCGTAGGCCCTGAAATGGGTGTGAAGGCTTCTGGCGGTGTCCGTGATTACGAAGGAGCAAAAGCGATGATCGAAGCTGGTGCTACTAGAATCGGAGCGTCTTCTGGTATAGCGATTGTAAACGGTGGACAGGGAACATCTGATTATTAA
- the rpsU gene encoding 30S ribosomal protein S21 — MSNTTRVRKNESLEDALRRFKRNVSKSGTLAEYRKREYYDKPSVRRKKKSEAARKRK; from the coding sequence ATGTCAAATACAACTCGCGTTCGTAAAAACGAGTCTCTTGAAGATGCTCTTCGTCGCTTTAAGCGTAATGTATCAAAAAGTGGTACATTAGCTGAATATCGTAAACGTGAATATTACGATAAGCCTAGCGTACGCCGTAAGAAAAAGTCAGAGGCGGCTAGAAAGCGCAAGTAA
- a CDS encoding GatB/YqeY domain-containing protein: protein MTITERLTQDMKTAMKARDKKRLSTIRMVRASFQNEAIKLGKDSLSEEEEMTVLSREVKQRKDSLQEFKEAGREDLVEELEKEIEILQVYMPKQLTDEELEEIVQETIEEVGATSKADMGKVMSAVMPKIKGKADGSKVNKLVLQQLS, encoded by the coding sequence ATGACTATTACGGAACGTCTCACCCAGGATATGAAAACAGCCATGAAAGCTCGTGACAAAAAGCGTTTGTCTACGATCCGTATGGTTAGAGCTTCATTTCAAAATGAGGCCATTAAACTGGGGAAAGACTCATTATCTGAAGAAGAAGAAATGACTGTTTTATCTCGTGAGGTAAAGCAGAGGAAAGATTCCCTCCAAGAATTCAAAGAAGCTGGACGTGAAGACCTTGTAGAAGAGCTCGAAAAAGAAATCGAGATTTTGCAAGTATACATGCCGAAACAGCTGACAGATGAAGAACTTGAAGAAATCGTACAAGAAACGATTGAAGAAGTAGGAGCGACTTCCAAGGCTGACATGGGTAAAGTCATGAGCGCAGTAATGCCTAAGATTAAAGGCAAAGCTGATGGCTCCAAGGTCAATAAGCTTGTACTTCAGCAATTATCTTAA
- a CDS encoding NfeD family protein, whose translation MLVLVTTGLSLLQYTSSVNAAGEGKQVYIIPVKETVERGMAAFLERTTDEAAENGADHIIFEIDTPGGRVDAAGEIGEIFQDLDIPNTAFITSRAYSAGSYIALNADQIYMKPQATMGASGVINSDGTAADKKAQSAWISSMVAAAESNGRDPLYARAMADSSVDLPKYGAGEGEFLTLGPTDAEEVGYAEGIVEDRTELLSELNLSDAKIIEEQPTLAENLARFLTDPIVIPILLSVASLGLIVELYSPGFGIPGIMGVLSLVLFFYGHIVAGLAGYEAIILLILGIGLVVAEFFLPGGIAGIAGIIAIVASLMLSSADMGHMAMSIGIALIVTIVVSIILFKVVGLERGFFRHIILNDATTSEKGYVSAANRLELIGMEGTTLTPLRPAGTAEFDGERLDVVTEGGFISAQHRVKVVKTEGSRIVVREMKTDTHEEETK comes from the coding sequence TTGCTTGTTCTTGTAACCACTGGTTTATCGCTTCTCCAATATACATCGTCTGTTAATGCAGCAGGAGAAGGAAAGCAAGTCTATATCATACCTGTGAAGGAAACAGTCGAACGAGGAATGGCTGCTTTCTTAGAACGGACGACCGACGAAGCTGCTGAAAATGGTGCAGATCATATTATCTTTGAAATTGATACTCCTGGCGGTCGCGTAGATGCAGCAGGTGAAATTGGAGAGATCTTTCAGGATTTGGACATACCGAACACCGCTTTTATAACAAGTCGTGCTTATTCTGCAGGTTCCTACATTGCATTAAATGCTGATCAAATCTATATGAAACCTCAAGCAACAATGGGAGCTTCTGGGGTCATCAATTCTGATGGTACGGCGGCAGATAAAAAAGCACAGTCAGCGTGGATTTCTTCCATGGTTGCAGCAGCAGAGTCTAACGGCCGTGATCCGCTGTATGCAAGAGCTATGGCTGATAGCAGTGTTGATCTTCCCAAATATGGTGCAGGAGAAGGCGAATTTTTGACACTAGGTCCGACAGATGCAGAAGAAGTCGGTTATGCGGAAGGAATTGTAGAAGATCGTACAGAATTACTAAGTGAACTGAACCTTTCCGATGCAAAGATCATTGAAGAACAGCCGACTTTAGCCGAAAACCTGGCGAGGTTTTTAACAGATCCAATTGTTATTCCCATCTTATTATCAGTAGCTAGTTTAGGTCTGATTGTAGAGTTATATTCTCCTGGCTTTGGGATACCAGGAATTATGGGAGTGCTATCGTTAGTATTGTTCTTTTACGGTCATATCGTAGCAGGTCTGGCTGGTTACGAGGCGATTATTTTGCTCATACTCGGTATAGGGCTCGTTGTTGCTGAGTTTTTCCTACCCGGAGGTATAGCAGGAATTGCCGGAATCATAGCTATTGTGGCTTCGCTTATGCTTTCTTCAGCAGATATGGGACATATGGCAATGAGTATTGGAATTGCTTTAATCGTGACCATTGTTGTATCCATCATCCTATTCAAAGTAGTTGGCTTGGAAAGAGGATTTTTCCGTCACATTATCTTAAATGATGCCACTACCTCTGAAAAAGGGTATGTATCTGCAGCGAATCGCCTGGAACTGATCGGTATGGAAGGCACGACACTTACTCCTTTAAGACCTGCTGGAACGGCAGAGTTTGATGGGGAACGGTTGGATGTCGTTACCGAGGGCGGTTTTATTTCAGCCCAACATAGGGTGAAGGTAGTGAAAACGGAAGGTTCAAGAATTGTAGTAAGAGAAATGAAAACCGATACACATGAGGAGGAAACAAAATGA
- the floA gene encoding flotillin-like protein FloA (flotillin-like protein involved in membrane lipid rafts): MTLQELMPLIIIGIIIIVLAVLFTFIPVMLWISALAAGVKINIFTLVGMRLRRVIPSRVINPLIKAHKAGVNVDTNQLESHYLAGGNVDRVVNALIAAQRANIELSFERCAAIDLAGRDVLEAVQMSVNPKVIETPFIAGVAMDGIEVKAKARITVRANIDRLVGGAGEDTVIARVGEGIVSTIGSSKNHNKVLENPDLISQNVLGKGLDAGTAFEILSIDIADIDIGKNIGAILQTDQAEADKNIAQAKAEERRAMAIAQEQEMRARVQEMQAKVVEAEAQVPQALAEALRSGKMGVMDYMNYQNINADTDMRNTLGKRSGDENNEGEES; the protein is encoded by the coding sequence ATGACGTTGCAAGAACTTATGCCGCTGATTATCATCGGTATCATCATTATTGTATTAGCTGTACTATTTACGTTCATTCCAGTTATGCTTTGGATTAGTGCGCTGGCTGCCGGAGTGAAAATAAACATTTTTACCCTCGTTGGAATGCGTTTAAGGCGAGTCATCCCTTCAAGAGTCATCAACCCACTGATCAAAGCACATAAAGCAGGCGTAAATGTAGATACGAACCAATTAGAAAGTCACTATTTAGCTGGTGGGAATGTAGACCGAGTCGTAAATGCTTTAATTGCTGCTCAGCGCGCGAACATCGAGCTTAGTTTCGAACGATGTGCTGCGATTGACTTAGCTGGTCGTGATGTTCTCGAAGCTGTACAAATGAGTGTTAACCCTAAAGTTATTGAAACTCCATTCATCGCTGGTGTAGCCATGGATGGAATCGAAGTAAAAGCAAAAGCAAGAATTACTGTTCGTGCAAACATCGACCGATTGGTTGGTGGTGCTGGTGAGGACACAGTCATCGCGCGTGTTGGTGAAGGGATTGTATCGACCATCGGTTCGAGTAAGAACCACAATAAAGTTTTGGAAAACCCTGATCTAATTTCGCAAAATGTTCTAGGAAAAGGGTTGGATGCTGGGACTGCATTTGAAATCCTTTCGATTGATATTGCTGACATTGACATCGGTAAGAACATCGGTGCGATCCTTCAGACTGACCAAGCGGAAGCAGATAAAAATATCGCTCAAGCGAAAGCCGAAGAACGTAGAGCTATGGCGATCGCCCAAGAACAAGAAATGCGTGCTCGTGTCCAAGAGATGCAGGCTAAAGTGGTCGAAGCAGAAGCCCAAGTTCCTCAAGCCCTTGCTGAAGCATTGCGTTCAGGTAAGATGGGGGTCATGGACTACATGAATTACCAAAACATCAATGCAGATACGGATATGAGAAATACGCTTGGTAAAAGATCAGGGGATGAAAATAACGAAGGGGAAGAAAGTTAA
- the yqfC gene encoding sporulation protein YqfC, with product MTKWQHHIRSWIARYFDLPSDVMLDLPRITTIGSIHFYIENHTGLVHFSDREIRIQYKQGQVKIIGKDLGIKMMLKEELLLEGELKSVEFLPNS from the coding sequence ATGACTAAATGGCAACACCACATCCGTTCCTGGATCGCTCGCTATTTCGATTTACCATCAGATGTCATGCTCGACCTACCTAGGATTACGACTATTGGATCCATACACTTTTACATAGAAAATCACACAGGCCTCGTGCATTTTTCAGACCGGGAGATAAGAATTCAATATAAACAAGGACAGGTCAAGATTATCGGAAAAGACCTCGGAATAAAAATGATGTTAAAGGAAGAATTGTTGTTAGAAGGAGAACTGAAATCGGTGGAATTCTTGCCTAATTCATAA
- the yqfD gene encoding sporulation protein YqfD, which produces MGNQHDFFKGIMTVRVRGKLIEAFLQACTRRGCQITNMQRISEDEILMSIRLNEWTIYRQLRRKYRIKLSIIDGKGIPFLYKQMLKKTSLVIAFIIGVIFIFLLSNTLWSIKIDGLTPELEANVESKLKSYGVSPGKITIGMNDPNEIQSKLLNDIPDLLWVGVKKQGTSYQLYGVEKTIHDTDKNNRPSNLVAAKKGMVVKTFIKKGRPLVSVYDVVKKGQPLATGVLVEDVDTFVHAEGEVIAETWYKVEQHLPLKQVLQLTDGKIENQYSLRIGSLQIPVWGWWKGKEGDFREETQTTKWKILNKEMPVQLLTLSHYRIDMQTLEGTKERLEQIGVQTGAQSLKQHLSKDSEIKGQKVLHHRNENGKVKLILLFKVHENIAVTKYISQGD; this is translated from the coding sequence ATGGGAAATCAACATGATTTCTTCAAAGGAATCATGACCGTTCGTGTCCGAGGAAAATTGATTGAAGCTTTCCTGCAGGCTTGTACAAGAAGAGGCTGCCAAATTACAAATATGCAAAGAATCAGTGAAGATGAGATTTTAATGTCCATTCGGCTGAACGAATGGACAATCTATCGCCAATTACGAAGAAAATACAGGATCAAGCTTTCAATTATCGACGGAAAAGGTATTCCTTTTCTATATAAGCAAATGCTAAAGAAAACTTCTCTAGTAATAGCTTTTATCATTGGGGTCATCTTCATTTTCTTATTATCAAATACCTTATGGTCAATCAAGATTGATGGCTTGACTCCTGAATTAGAAGCAAATGTAGAGAGCAAATTGAAGAGTTACGGTGTATCACCGGGAAAAATTACTATTGGAATGAATGATCCGAATGAGATCCAAAGCAAATTGTTAAATGACATTCCGGATCTGCTGTGGGTCGGAGTGAAAAAACAGGGGACGAGCTATCAACTATACGGAGTGGAGAAAACGATTCATGATACGGATAAGAACAATCGGCCATCTAACCTGGTTGCTGCAAAAAAAGGAATGGTTGTTAAAACGTTTATTAAAAAAGGACGGCCTCTCGTCAGCGTATACGATGTAGTGAAGAAGGGGCAGCCGCTCGCTACTGGCGTTCTTGTAGAAGATGTAGATACTTTCGTTCATGCGGAAGGAGAAGTTATAGCAGAAACCTGGTACAAAGTAGAACAACACCTGCCACTAAAACAAGTCCTTCAACTTACCGATGGAAAGATAGAAAATCAATACTCTCTTCGTATAGGCTCTCTTCAAATTCCTGTATGGGGATGGTGGAAAGGAAAAGAGGGAGATTTCAGAGAAGAGACACAAACAACAAAATGGAAAATATTAAATAAAGAAATGCCGGTTCAGCTGCTAACCTTAAGCCATTACAGGATAGATATGCAGACCCTTGAAGGTACTAAAGAGAGATTAGAGCAAATAGGTGTTCAGACCGGTGCACAGAGCTTGAAGCAACACCTTTCCAAAGACTCCGAAATCAAGGGACAAAAAGTTTTGCACCATCGGAATGAGAATGGTAAAGTAAAATTAATCCTTTTATTTAAGGTTCATGAAAACATAGCAGTGACCAAGTATATAAGCCAAGGAGATTGA
- a CDS encoding PhoH family protein: MPEDLKTIDIQLDNTTEALALFGTEDRNLKQIEEQLKVTIISRGEQVRVSGPAEHVQLVEGILMSVLAIIRKGLTITERDVVYAVELAKKGKINQFEALFEDEITRNTKGKSIRVKTLGQRSYVSAIKKNDLVFGIGPAGTGKTYLAVVMAVNALKNGDVKRIILTRPAVEAGESLGFLPGDLKEKVDPYLRPLYDSLHDLFGAEHTARLIDRGTIEIAPLAYMRGRTLDDAFAILDEAQNTTPEQMKMFLTRLGFGSKMIITGDITQVDLPRGVKSGLKVAEERLKHVKGSQFIHLDQSDVVRHPLVQRIIDAYEGDDA; this comes from the coding sequence ATGCCAGAAGATTTAAAAACCATTGACATTCAGTTAGATAACACAACAGAAGCGTTAGCCCTTTTTGGGACTGAGGATAGAAACCTAAAACAGATAGAAGAACAGCTGAAAGTGACCATTATTTCCCGTGGTGAACAAGTTCGTGTCTCCGGGCCGGCAGAGCATGTCCAATTGGTTGAAGGCATTCTAATGTCTGTGCTGGCGATTATTCGTAAAGGTTTAACCATTACTGAACGTGATGTGGTGTACGCGGTAGAGCTCGCGAAAAAAGGGAAAATCAATCAATTTGAAGCTTTATTTGAAGATGAAATCACTAGAAATACTAAAGGTAAATCTATACGTGTTAAAACACTTGGCCAGAGAAGTTATGTATCAGCTATTAAGAAGAACGATCTTGTATTTGGTATAGGACCTGCTGGTACTGGAAAAACATATTTGGCAGTCGTCATGGCGGTCAATGCTTTGAAAAACGGGGATGTTAAACGTATTATTTTGACACGTCCTGCTGTAGAAGCTGGAGAAAGTTTAGGATTCCTTCCTGGAGATTTAAAAGAAAAGGTAGATCCATATTTACGTCCCCTTTATGACTCACTTCATGACTTGTTCGGGGCAGAACATACGGCTCGCCTAATCGACAGGGGAACGATAGAAATTGCCCCATTAGCTTATATGAGGGGCAGAACTTTGGATGATGCCTTCGCAATATTAGATGAAGCTCAAAATACGACCCCGGAACAAATGAAAATGTTCTTAACACGTCTAGGATTTGGATCTAAAATGATTATTACGGGAGACATTACGCAAGTAGATCTTCCTAGAGGAGTAAAATCAGGACTGAAAGTTGCAGAGGAACGTCTTAAACACGTAAAAGGTTCACAGTTTATACATTTAGATCAATCAGATGTTGTCAGACACCCGCTCGTACAAAGAATTATTGATGCTTACGAAGGCGACGATGCTTAA
- a CDS encoding HD family phosphohydrolase codes for MNKISEFFTNLTIYRERTLLFILSVGIVTLFFFLSLSNIYTPTYHLEKYNPAPETIRAPFTVENERKTEELIREATQAVEDRYTISEDIEAERIEIISEVFAGIKEVKSSSGEGASVEEELATLKSYLPDELTQDLPEGIFEAFMRADTRELENAESLLLSSLKSVFSEGIRSEDVEDAERTIALKVQYSSLSVPIKQAATDLGRFSLVENAFFDAELTEEARKEAAAGVDPVLIRSGEVIVTQGSTLTNEIMEELQLTGLLTGQKNGWPMLGLALFCGLLACIVLYESLKARKRNMTMRQIGVLAIISAFTLLLMKVCSLFVTIDQPYYFLIPAAAGAMLIKLLCDERLAIAMSIVYSLMACLLFNGQIAGVLNAQAGMYTLMSQLASIIFLVQYKDRSAVVRAGASVAFINICMITFFSFISFERYSWVEWSTFIGYGALAALFSVVLTLGVLPLIETGFGILSDQQLLNLSNPNHPLLRKILVEAPGTYHHSVMVANLSEAACESIGANGLLARVASYYHDVGKTIRPNYFIENQMGMRNPHDFLDPEQSAEIIIAHPYDGAKLLKEKKIPKEIIAIAEQHHGTTLLKYFYYQAKNESKHVEESEYRYPGPKPQTIEAAIVNICDSVEAAVRSLNEPTEEKINQIVQGIIENRLLDGQFEECDLTLKQLKVLEQAICETLNGIFHSRIQYPDAKTLVKEAK; via the coding sequence TTGAATAAGATAAGCGAATTCTTTACTAATCTAACTATTTACCGTGAGAGAACTTTACTATTTATTCTTTCAGTCGGAATTGTTACGCTTTTTTTCTTTTTGTCCCTTTCGAATATTTACACCCCTACATATCATTTAGAAAAGTATAATCCAGCCCCTGAGACGATACGGGCCCCCTTTACAGTGGAAAATGAAAGAAAAACGGAAGAACTTATAAGAGAAGCCACGCAAGCAGTTGAGGACCGTTATACAATCTCTGAAGATATCGAAGCGGAAAGAATTGAGATAATTTCCGAGGTTTTCGCTGGTATTAAAGAAGTGAAAAGCTCGTCAGGAGAAGGTGCCTCAGTAGAAGAGGAACTTGCTACATTAAAGTCCTATTTGCCTGACGAGTTGACCCAAGATCTTCCTGAAGGAATATTTGAAGCATTTATGAGAGCGGATACAAGAGAATTGGAGAATGCGGAGTCCCTGCTTCTTAGTTCTTTAAAAAGCGTTTTTAGCGAAGGAATAAGGTCGGAAGATGTTGAGGATGCGGAGCGAACGATTGCTTTGAAGGTTCAATATTCGTCTCTATCTGTTCCAATTAAACAGGCGGCGACTGATTTGGGGAGATTCAGTCTGGTTGAAAATGCATTTTTTGATGCTGAACTTACGGAGGAAGCTAGGAAAGAGGCGGCTGCAGGAGTAGACCCCGTATTGATTCGGTCCGGTGAAGTAATCGTTACTCAAGGCTCTACACTTACGAATGAAATTATGGAGGAACTGCAATTAACAGGGCTATTAACCGGTCAGAAGAACGGCTGGCCAATGCTTGGTCTAGCTTTATTCTGCGGTTTGCTTGCTTGTATTGTATTATATGAAAGCTTAAAAGCTAGAAAAAGGAATATGACAATGCGACAGATCGGTGTCCTAGCGATTATTTCGGCGTTTACATTACTTTTAATGAAAGTGTGCAGTCTGTTTGTCACTATTGATCAACCTTATTATTTCCTTATACCTGCAGCTGCAGGAGCGATGCTAATTAAGCTTTTATGTGATGAGCGATTGGCCATAGCTATGTCGATCGTTTACTCGTTAATGGCTTGTCTGCTTTTCAACGGGCAAATAGCCGGGGTATTAAATGCCCAAGCAGGGATGTACACGCTTATGTCGCAACTTGCAAGTATCATTTTTCTCGTTCAATATAAAGATCGTTCAGCTGTAGTGAGAGCTGGTGCAAGTGTTGCTTTTATCAATATATGCATGATTACATTCTTCTCATTCATCTCTTTTGAAAGATATTCATGGGTGGAATGGAGCACATTTATAGGGTATGGGGCTTTGGCGGCACTCTTTTCAGTGGTATTGACCCTTGGGGTGCTTCCGCTAATCGAAACAGGCTTTGGAATCCTTTCTGACCAGCAATTGCTAAACCTTTCAAATCCCAATCACCCCTTACTTCGAAAGATTTTAGTGGAAGCTCCTGGTACTTATCACCACAGTGTAATGGTCGCAAATTTGAGTGAAGCCGCCTGTGAATCAATCGGAGCGAATGGTTTGTTGGCTAGAGTTGCTTCTTATTATCACGATGTAGGAAAAACCATAAGACCTAATTACTTTATTGAAAATCAAATGGGAATGAGAAACCCACACGATTTCTTAGACCCTGAACAAAGTGCTGAAATCATAATCGCTCACCCTTATGATGGGGCAAAATTATTAAAGGAAAAAAAGATTCCGAAAGAAATCATAGCTATAGCAGAACAGCATCACGGTACAACGCTTTTAAAATACTTTTATTATCAAGCTAAAAATGAATCAAAGCATGTAGAGGAAAGTGAATATCGTTATCCAGGCCCGAAACCACAGACAATTGAAGCTGCGATCGTAAATATATGCGATTCAGTGGAAGCGGCTGTCCGTTCATTGAACGAACCAACTGAGGAAAAAATCAATCAGATCGTCCAAGGTATTATCGAGAACAGACTGTTGGACGGGCAGTTCGAAGAATGCGATCTTACACTGAAACAATTAAAGGTTTTAGAGCAGGCTATTTGTGAAACACTAAATGGCATCTTCCATTCAAGAATACAGTACCCGGATGCAAAAACATTGGTGAAGGAGGCTAAATAA
- the ybeY gene encoding rRNA maturation RNase YbeY, with the protein MMIQIDFQDETNSVDEAFVDLIQRIILFAGDKEGVQKTAEVSISFVDNKEIQEINRNYRQKDQPTDVISFAMQEEGEGEMKILSEDMPLMLGDIIISIDKAKEQAEDYGHSLERELGFLALHGFLHLLGYDHLNDEDEKEMFNRQEEILHEFGLQRS; encoded by the coding sequence ATAATGATTCAAATTGATTTTCAAGATGAAACTAATTCAGTAGATGAAGCATTTGTTGATCTTATTCAACGTATTATTCTATTTGCAGGTGATAAAGAAGGGGTTCAGAAAACTGCAGAAGTGTCAATAAGTTTTGTTGATAACAAGGAAATTCAGGAAATCAATCGGAATTATCGACAAAAGGATCAACCTACGGATGTCATTTCTTTTGCCATGCAAGAAGAAGGAGAAGGAGAAATGAAAATCCTTAGCGAAGATATGCCTCTCATGTTAGGGGACATTATCATCTCAATCGATAAAGCTAAAGAACAGGCAGAAGATTATGGACATTCTCTTGAAAGAGAACTAGGGTTTTTGGCTCTTCATGGATTTTTACACCTGCTTGGATATGATCATTTAAATGATGAAGATGAAAAAGAAATGTTCAATAGACAAGAGGAAATCCTCCATGAATTCGGATTACAAAGGTCGTAA
- a CDS encoding diacylglycerol kinase family protein — MNSDYKGRKKKKSIGFRYAINGLKQVYKTEKNFRFHLAAAITAIVAGLLLSLTPLEWAVITLIIALVLTLEMVNSSIELLLDYLAPELNPMAGLIKDIAAGAVLLASSASVIIAILIFGSKLL; from the coding sequence ATGAATTCGGATTACAAAGGTCGTAAAAAGAAGAAGTCTATAGGCTTCCGTTATGCCATAAACGGTTTGAAACAGGTGTATAAAACAGAGAAGAATTTCCGTTTTCATTTGGCAGCGGCTATAACTGCAATAGTCGCCGGTTTGTTGTTAAGCTTGACCCCATTAGAGTGGGCTGTCATTACTCTAATAATCGCGTTGGTTTTGACATTAGAAATGGTGAATTCTAGCATTGAACTTTTACTTGATTACCTTGCCCCGGAGCTGAATCCTATGGCAGGGTTGATTAAGGATATTGCAGCGGGAGCTGTCTTACTTGCAAGTTCAGCATCAGTCATAATCGCTATTCTCATTTTTGGCTCAAAGTTACTATAA
- the era gene encoding GTPase Era — MTEEFKSGFVTIVGRPNVGKSTFMNRVIGEKIAIMSDKPQTTRNKIQGVMTDKDSQIIFIDTPGIHKPKHKLGDYMVNVAENTLNEVDAVLFMINAEEGYGRGDQFILDRLQRVDQPVFLIINKIDKVHPDQLLPLIEQYKEKLDFEEIVPISALEGNNIDNLLQVLKSHLPEGPQFYPDDQITDHPERFVISEFIREKVLHLTREEIPHSIAVVIEGIEPRDNSKAVYIQAAIIVERKSQKGIIIGKQGSMLKEIGKRARKDIESLLGSKVYLELWVKVQKDWRNKQIQLTDFGYREDEY; from the coding sequence ATGACCGAAGAATTTAAATCGGGCTTTGTAACGATTGTAGGCAGACCGAATGTTGGAAAATCAACATTTATGAATCGTGTAATTGGCGAAAAGATCGCCATTATGAGTGATAAGCCCCAAACAACAAGAAATAAAATCCAGGGTGTCATGACAGACAAAGATTCTCAAATCATTTTTATCGATACACCTGGTATTCATAAGCCGAAACACAAACTTGGCGATTATATGGTTAATGTGGCTGAAAACACGTTAAATGAAGTAGATGCTGTTTTATTTATGATCAATGCAGAAGAAGGTTATGGCCGAGGAGACCAATTTATTCTTGATCGGCTACAGCGGGTGGACCAGCCAGTTTTCCTGATTATTAATAAAATTGATAAAGTTCATCCCGATCAGCTGCTTCCTTTAATTGAGCAGTATAAGGAAAAGCTTGACTTTGAAGAGATTGTTCCTATTTCAGCACTAGAAGGGAATAATATCGATAACCTTCTCCAGGTTCTTAAAAGTCACTTGCCTGAAGGACCGCAGTTTTATCCAGACGATCAAATTACGGATCATCCTGAACGGTTTGTCATTAGTGAATTCATCCGTGAAAAAGTCCTTCATTTGACTAGAGAGGAAATCCCACATTCCATAGCGGTTGTCATTGAGGGAATTGAACCAAGGGACAATTCAAAAGCCGTGTATATCCAAGCTGCTATCATTGTTGAGCGTAAATCCCAAAAAGGGATTATTATCGGTAAACAAGGGAGTATGCTCAAAGAGATAGGGAAACGAGCGAGAAAGGATATCGAATCGCTGCTAGGCAGTAAAGTTTATTTGGAACTATGG